The genomic interval CCGAACTGCCTGTTATATTAAGCCACTTTTCCTGCAAGATACTGCCACTGGCTGAGCACGTAATAGGCGATGTTTCTGCAAAGGTTTTTACAATCCAATAATCAGATACTCCCCTACTGTCCTCAGATTTTTCATTCCCTGCATTAGAATCCGAATTTCCACCCAGAATATACCCACCGCCAATAGCAGGTAAAAGAAATGATCCATACTCATAGCCTGTATTTCCATAAGACTTATCCCATACTATTTTTCCTGTTTTATCTATCTTTACAAGCCAGAAATCACTGTTTCCCCGGCTCATTTCTGTATGCTCTCCACTAATGCCAGAGGAAGAACTTCCTCCCAATAAAAAATTATCTTCTGAATCTGTAACTACAGCTTTTAAATCATCATAGGCATTACCTCCATAGGTTCTATCCCATTCTTTGATTCCATTCTTATTTAGTTTTACTAGCCAATAATCTGATAATTCTATTTCGCCGTTTCCGGAAGTATTACGGTTGGGTTCTGTTTTATCTCCATTGGCACCAGAATAAGAACTACCTGCCAGTAGATAGCCTCCGTCGCTTGCCTGGACAAGATCGTATAACCGATCTGTTGAGGAACCTCCCACAGTTTTATCCCAGAGTTTATTTCCATTCGCATCGATTTTTACAACCCAGTAATCATCATATCCCCGTCTATCCTCTGTTTTTTGCCCCCCTTTTTTTGAATCCGAATAACCTCCCAGAAGATACCCGCCATCTGCCGTTGGTATCATAGCAGATAATTCATTTCTGAAATAGCCATAGTTATCTCCGCCATATCGTTTATTCCATTGTTCAACGCCATCGGCATTAATTTTAATGATCCAGTAGTCAGGATCACCAGAGGAAAGAGGATCATTATTATCTACAAACCAACGGCTGCCTCCTAATAAGAATCCTCCATCATTTGTGGGTAAAACAGAACTTAAATTATCATATGAAGTGCCGCCATAGGTTTTATCCCATAGTTTATTTCCATTTTTATCAATTTTTACGATCCAGAAATCTGAGTCTTTTATGTTGGGGGCTGTTTTGTCACCACTGACGGGTGAACCGGAACTTCCTCCCAGCAGATAGCCTCCATCACTTGTTTGAACGATGGAGGTGAGATCATCACCATATATTCCGCCATAGGTTTTGTCCCAGAGTTTATTTCCATTCGCATCGGTTTTTATAATCCAGTAGTCACCACCAGAATTAACACCTCCACGATTAGGCGCTGTTTTGTCGCCACTCATGCCTGAACTGGAACTTCCTCCCATCAAATAACCGCCGTCTGAGGTAGGGATGATCGTACCAAACTGTTCATAACTGTTGCCCCCATAGGTTTTATCCCATTGTTTTTTGCCGGAAATATTTTCGCTTACATGAATAGTTACAGGTAAAGAAGCGGATATAGTATTGGTGTTATCGGTTGCTTTAGCTAGTAAGGTATAGGTGCCCACAGTTGGTGCAGGAAAGGTGATACTGTAAGGATAGGTAACATCTTGCCCTATTAAGGTGTTTCCATTAAAAAATTCCACTTTTTGTATGCTTCCATCTATGTCAGCAGCATTTACGGTGAAAGTAATAGTAGAACCAGGAGCGAAAGTAGTATTTTGTATCGGAGTGGCTATTTCAATATAAGGGGGAATCACCGGAGAGAGCACATTCCCTGGAATAACAGTAATAGCCGTTTGCCCGGGTTGTTGCCAGCCTACGGCTACATTGTCTCCATTTAGTTCTTCTTTATGCAAAGCTTCAATATAGTATTTCTTGCCTGCTACTAAAGAGATAGCTACCGACTTTTGAGAAGGATATTTACTCCATTCTCTTACCCCGGTAAAGGAAGGCACTGATGCGATCTTTAACTTATTTAATGAGTTTATATCAGTAGAGAGCCATAGTTCAGCGCTTTCGTCAGCGGCAATATAGAAAGTATAAGTACCTGAAGCTGGCGCACACAAATATCCCCTGATGCGTTGGCCGTAGTTGTCACCGGCATTGGTTGGCCCTTCAAAAGAAGTGAGTTGACTGCTGGAAGTAGGCGTGGTAGAAACAGGGATATTAGCCACTGTTTTTCCCGCAACATTGCTCCAGAATTCACGCAGTATTGTGCCGCTCGTTACACAGGTTACAGGCTCAGCGATAGTACCCATAGTTTTTAATAGCCAGAAATCAAATCCGCCTTTACTTGCGCTGGTTTTATCACCACTGGTAGCAGAATTTGAATAACCGCTCAATAAGTAGCCATTATCGGCTGTTTGTAGAAGCGAACTAAATAGGTCTGTACCTGTTCCCCCAAAAGTTTTATCCCATTGTTTAACACCAGTACCATTTATTTTGACGAGCCAGAAATCTATTAAACCTTTCCCAGCATCTGTTTTTTCAGATCCCGATGCAGAATTACTATATCCTGCCAGCAGATAACCTCCGTCTGGTGTCTTAAAAATAGAGCGGAGCCAGTCTGTCTGGTTTCCTCCATAGGTTTTGTCCCATTGCTTATTGCCTTGGGCATCAGTTTTTATAACCCAGTAGTCATACCAACCTCGGCTGGCTTCAGATTTATCTCCCAACTGCTCTGACCTAGAAGATCCCCCCAACAAGTAGCCTCCATCTGTGGTTGGCAGGACTGTAGTTAAAACATCAGATGCATCTGCGCCAAACCTTTTGTTCCATTGCTCATTGCCATTGGCATCTACTTTTAGTAAGATATAATTTTCAAGATCATACTCGTATCCTGGGTATTTAATTAAGAGTTCAGACCCTCCCAGCAGAATACCTCCATCTGAGGTAGGAACAATGGTAGCTACACCATCTTCATCATAATTTCCGAGTGTTTTATCCCAGAGCCTTACGCCACTACTGCTGACCTTTATCAACCAAGGATCATAATAATTTCTAAATTCATCTTCTCCGGTTTTACTTTCCTGAGACTTATCGCCTCCTTGCTCAGAATTTGAATTGCCAGCCAGCAAATAGGTTCCATCCGAATATTGGAGCAGGGCAGTCAGTCTATCTTCATCTGTTCCCCCAAAACGCTTGTCCCATAGCTTATTGCCCTGGGCATCAGTTTTTACAACCCAGTAATCATTTCCACCCCGGCTTGCTTCTGTTTTATCTCCCCCGGCTCCTGAAAGGGTATAGCCGCCCAGTAAATAACCACCATCGGTAGTTTGTATGGCGGCTGTGAGGAAGTCGTTATCAGGGCTGCCAAAGCGTTTATCCCATAGTTTATTGCCTTGCATATCGGTTTTTACCATCCAGTAATCAGCACCTCCCCGGCTTGGCTGAGTTTTATCCTGCCCAGTATTTGAAAAAGAAGTGCCTGCCAGTAAATATCCACCCTCTCTGATAGCAATGGTTACTTTAATTGTATCGTTAGCATCTCCTCCAATGGTTTTATCCCATTGTTTAGTAGGTGTCTGGCTATAGCCATCCAGGTGAGTAAGGGCTAAAAAAAATAAGGAGAACAGAATTAATTTGATTGAAAAGGTAAAAGTGCTTTTAAAGCTGGTGTTTTCATCATTGGGACAATTCAATAAAATGTGTTTCATAATAAATAGCGGCGGTTAAACTTTAAAAATTCTGTCAATATAATGGTTTAAAAAAGTGTATAGATCGGTTGAAAACTTACCTGAGCAGAGAGGCGATTCTGCTTAATTGTTTTAAGCTTTAAAAGGGTTAGTTAAGTTTTTATTTCTTCTTTACCTAAGTATAGTCTATTGCTCAAAACTACTGAAAGAGCTCAAACGCTAGTAACGATTTTGTATCAATCTCTAACAGTTTCATATCAATTTCTAACATTATTATTTCAGGCACTATCATTTTTATACATTCGTTGCTTTTTATGTATGAGCAGGAATTAAAACTCTATAAAATAAGTGCTACTCATCCAATTTGTTATGCTGATCCGCATACTCAGAGGGAGTAATATGATATGTTTGCCGGAAGCTTTTGGTAAAGTGAGACATATGGGTAAAACCTACCTGATATGCCACTTGTGAGACAGTAAATTGTTTCTGACTCAAAAGCAAAGCCGCTTTCTTTAACCGGTATTTTCGGATAAATTCGCCCGGCGCCTGATTGGTTATAGCTTTCATCTTTCTGTATAATTGCAGATGGCTCATATCTATTTCTTTTTCCAGGATTTCGCCGCTAAACGCTGGGTCTGCTAGATGTTGCTCTATGATATGGATTACTTTTTCTAAAAACTTCTCTTCTGCCGGACTTAAACTAGGGGGTGGGGATTCCTGCGTTACTTTTTCTTTTGTTACAAAAGGGATACTATTTACTATTTTTTTAGGAGAACTTTGTTGGTTAAACATCCGGCTGAAATGTTCCCGTACTTTATTGCGTTGCCCAATTAGATTATTCACCCGTAGCAGGAGTTCCTGGGCATGAAATGGTTTTACTATGTAGTCATCTGCTCCCGTTCCCAACCCTTCCAGCTTATCCTCTACTACAGCTTTAGCAGTGAGTAATATAATGGGAATATGGCTTGTTCTCTCATCTGCTTTAAGCTGCTTACAGAGCTTTATTCCATCCATATTAGGCATCATCACATCACTTATCATTATATCGGGAAGGATAGTGGTAGCGATACGCAGGCCTTCTATGCCCTCACTAGCTTCATAGATGTGATAAGATTCAGTGAACATATTTCGGACATAAGCTCTAAGATCTGCATTATCTTCCACGATAAGCATGATGGGTTTTGGTATGTCTGTTTGCGTTTGGATGTTTGAATCTTCTGTGACAGATGTTGGAATTAACAAGCCGTCATCAGTTTTCTCTTTTTCAGTGGTACTTTCTTTTTTTGTTATATTATGTTGTTTGTCCACCTCTACGAAGGGCAACTGTATTATAAAGCAAGTTCCTTCGCCTTCTGTACTTTTAACATTAATTCTACCTCCATGTAATTCTACCAGTTCTTTGGTGATTGAAAGGCCAATCCCGGTTCCTTCAAAGGATCGTGTATGTGAACTGTCAATTTGATAAAACCGGTTAAAAATTAAATGAATTTTATCAGCTGGTATGCCAATTCCAGTATCTTCTACCTTTATCTCTATGTATTTTTTTTCATGCACGGATGAGTTTGCATGTAAAATAACATCTACTGTTATTATCCCTTGTTCCCTGGTAAATTTAATAGCATTGGAGAGGAGGTTATATATAATTTTTTCGAGTATATCCTGATCAAAACTGGTAAATATTTCATCAGGCTCATGGAAAAAATTAAGTATAATCTGCCGGCTTTCAGCTAGCGATCTAAAAGAACTTACATAGTTCTTGATAAAATGTATTAGCTCTCCAGGGGCATAGGTTAAGGTAATCCCTTTAGATTCTAATTTAGTAATGTATAATAACTGGTTGATGAGTTGCAGCAGGCGTTTAGCATTCCTATACATGCTATGAAATTCTTTTCTGGGATTTTCTTCAGATAGCATTTGCTCCAAAGGACTAATAATTAGAGTAAGGGGTGTGCGAAATTCATGAGATATATTGGTAAAAAAATTTGATTTTATTTGATCCATCTCCAGTAATCTTTCTGATTCGACTCTTTTAAGCTTCAAATCAGTTTTTAATCTTTCCTGATAAATAACATATCGCTTGCCTAGGTACAATACAGTTATACCAACAATGACATACAGTATATAAGCCCAGGTAGTTTTCCATATGGGTGGAGTAATAATAATTGTAATTGTTGCTGTATTTTTACTCCATACGCCATCTGCATTTGCTGCTTTTACTTTGAATATATATTTACCAGGTTCGAGATTAGGATAGGAAGCATAATGTCTGTTACCTGCCTGCACCCATTTTTTATCTATGTTTTCAAGCATGTACTTACAAGAATTCTTTTCTGGTTGTGCATAATGCAAGGCAGCAAAATCAAAGGAGAGATAATTATCGTGATATGGTAAGGTGAGGGTATTGTTTGAAAGATCTTTGGGCTGATCAAACACTTTGAATGTATTAATGACTGCAAGAGGATAAAAGGGATTATCCCGAATGCTATCTGGATGGAAAATATTCATTCCTTTATTTCCTCCTATAAATATCTCTCCTTTTTTCCCTTTACACAACGCCTTATAAAACTCTTTACCCTGCAAACCATCCTTGCCGTCATAATTGCGAAGCACCTTGGTTTTTGTATTAAATTTAAATACCCCATTACTCGTGCTAGTCAACCATAAATTCCCTTTTTCATCTTCAGTAATTCCATTGAAAACTGTTGATGGGTAGCTTGGTAGTTGATTTTTTGTAAAACAAGAAGTAGTTGGGTTAAATTTATATAAGCCTCCGGTGGCCAGGCTAATCCAAATATTGCCTTCTTTATCAATATGATTATATATTACATTAAAAGATGCTTGAGCGAGGCTAGCATCAGCAGGAATGAATTGTGTAAATACTCCGGCAGTTATATCCAGCCTAACAAGTCCTTCACTATCAGTAGCCATCCATAACAAACCTTTCTTATCTTCGGCGATATGATTAATTTTAGATGGAGTATCCTTAGAAAAAGAAAATCTATACCGGATAAATTTACTAGTGATATTATCAAATTGAGCTAAGCCTCGTTGAGTCCCGATCCACAACCTGTTGTGTTGATCCTCATAAATAACGCTTACAAAATTATGCGGAAGAGTATGTGCAACTCTAGGATCATAAAAATAAGTTTTTATTTGTTTTGTTTGAGCATCTACTTTTCTTAAGCCAGCTCCACCCAGGCCTAACCATACATCCCCTTTTTTATCTGTATAAATACTGTGAATCGTAGTACTGCTAGTTCTATTTGAAGCTGATAAATTATATCTAAAGTGGGTGATAGTATTTTCTCTTCTATCTAACTTATCTAATCCTTTAGGAGTACCCACCCAAAGCACATGATTTTGGTCCTCATACATAGAGTAAATTAGATTATCAATCAATGAAGTACTATCTCTAGGGTTATGCTTAACGAGTAAAAATTGTTTTGTAAATAAATCGTATTTACTTAAGCCTCCTGCATAAGTTCCTACCCATAAAACATGAAAGCGATCTACAAAAATGGAAGTAACTGAATTCTCAGCGATGCTACCCATTTTCTCAGTATCATGCTTGTAATGTGTAAATTTGCCCGTATTAGTATCTAGTTTATTTAGCCCATGGTTTTGAGTGCCTGCCCAGATATTACCAAAGGTATCTATATCAACAGAAAGGATATAGTTGTTACTTATACTCGAGGGATTGCTATCTGAATAGGTATATTGAATGAATGTTTGGTTTGTGATATTAAATTGTTGCAAACCCTTTCCCAGGGTTGCTAACCACAAGTCACCATGATGATCTTCGCTTATTCCAAGAACTGTGTTTACAAAATTTTGATCATTGCTTTTATTAATTTTTTCACCAAAACGTATAAAACTGCCTGTTTGTGGATTGAATTTACTTAAGCCTTTATTTGTACCCACCCAAATATTACCCTTTTTGTCACCATGTATAGTATGGATGAAATTTTCTGCCCAATCATCCCCTGAAGGCTTATGCTGATATAAAATAAAAGAATTTGTAGCTTTATCATATTTGTTTAAACCCTGGTAGGTGCCAATCCAAATTACACCTGATGTGTCCTGATATAAACCTTGAATGTAATCATCACTAATACTCTTTTTATTGGATGGATCGTGTAAATATCTTATGAATTTACCAGTTGCTTTATCAAATTTATTTAATCCCTCAGATGTACCTACCCATATATCGCCTGATTTATCTTCATAGAGTGCCCTAATTTCACTATTACTAATTGAGGTGGTATCATCACTAAGATGTTTATAAACTATGAATGTATAACCATCGTATCGATTGAGCCCATCTTTGGTACCAAACCACATATATCCTTGCCTATCCTGGATGATACACTTGATATAACTATGAGAAAGGCCATGTTCTGTGGTAATACGATCAAACTGAATAGATGATGATTGGCTTAGAACTGGATGAAAATGAATAAAAAATAGAAGACACCAGATAATTAATATTTTCACTCTATAGTAAGGATGATCGCTCAAGACTGTAAAATAACAGGTAATCTGGAAAAATTACGTAAAACAAGGTTTAAATTTTACTATCGATAATAACATTTTTGATAGGAACTGAATATTTGATTCTCAACTGTAGTTAAACATTGAAGTGTCTCAATAGATGATTATATCAATAGATGATTATAAGTAAGAAGGTGTTTGGAAATAGAAGAAGAGTTTATTAGGAATTTGCAAAAAGACAATCAGCCGGTAACTTGAGTTTGCGAAACAAAAAGTTACTCCATGTATGAAAGACATGAAAACCTGACTGATAGTCAATGGCAAGTTATTAAAAACATAGTAGATGATGGACGAAAGAGAAAAGTTTGTTTAAAGCGTGTAGTGGATGCTTGCCTGTGGCTGACCAGAACTGGAAGTCAGTGGCGGAATTTGTCTCAAACTCACTATCCTGTCTGGCAAACGGTAGCTTATTATTTTTATAAGTGGCAACACAACGGAGTCTGGCAGCAAGTGCGGAAGATGTTAGTGAAAAAGGAACGGCAAAGACAAGGGCGGCAAGAACAGCCTTCTCGAGTAGCCATTGATAGTCAAAGTGTAAAACAATGTGGCTGTTTTTCCGGACAGGTAGGTGTAGATGGCAATAAGAAAATAGATGGCAGAAAAAGGCACCTTGCTGTCGATAGTTTAGGTTTACCCTGGGCGATTTATGTAGGTGCTGCTAATGAAACAGATGCCATAGCAGGCTTTGAATTATTACCACAACTCAAAAGCTGCACACGGCTAAGCTTGATCTGTTCAGATGCCGCTTATAAAGGTGAGTTTGTCTCTTAAACTTATTACTATGGGTGGAAAGTAGACATCTCACAAAAACCTCCTTCCAAGCAAGGATTTGTTCCTCAAAAGGGAAGATGGCAAGTAGAGAGGTCTTTTGCCTGGTTGAATCATTACCGAATGTTGGCCAAAGATTATGAAAGAACTCCCGCTTCTGCTGCTTGTTTTATAGAATTAGCCTTTATCAATATCATTTTATCAAAAATTGCCTAAACTATTTCCAAACACCTTCTTATAGGCAATAAGTTTTTGAAAAGAAGCTACAAAGATAGCACTGAATATACCCATTTATAAAGCAATGGTACATCTTTACCAGTAAAACGAATAGTTTGCTGCTATCAGTTGACAATTTACCCTACTACTATGACTAGGTTGTGCAATAGGGAAAGCTTTGCTGTGAAAGCATATCACTTAAGCAAGTCTTTGTTCTGCAATGCCTAAATACCTGCTAGCCAATCCTGTGCTTTGGTAAGTTCATCAAAGTAGGCAATCTGTAATTTATCCTCAGCTTCACTCTTGAAGCTTTTAACAGAAGCCTGTGTGAACACATTGCTGGGTACAATAAAAGCCATATGCTTTAAGCCATGCTGCACCATCATAGGGGTGGCATAGGTAGCCGCCCATTGGGTATCTTCTTGAGTAACAATAGCCAATTCTTTGGTATTGCTGATCAGTTTACTAGGCTTATGTTTCTGGCAGAGTTCAATGGATTTGGTAATACCTGCCCGAAACTGCTCAGATTTAGCATAGCCTTTCCAGTGCTGGCTTAAGCATTTGCTCTGTGCATCGTACTCAATAGTCAGATAGGGTTGTTGAAATAGGATCATCGTTTAAATATAAGAGTAGGCACGGCTCTCTATCAAAGCCCATGCATGACTTAATAATTTTGCCACAATGGAAAGTAACAACTCCCAAAACTAACCACTTAGCTCCAAAATGTAAGATATAGTAGCTAAGTAGGTATATTTGTTTTCTATATTAAGCTTCTGTTTTTGGGATAGCGGCCAACAAGAAGAATATTAATGGTAAGTAGTAATTCAATAGGGGGAGTTTGATTAACTTCCCTATCTCTGTAAAATAATTGAAATACGGATGAATTTGCTCAAACTATATTTTTATTCCTAAGAGAACGTTTTGGAAGAATAAAAATAGGGTAAAAGAAAGAATCAGTGAGTAAACTTGAGGTGTCTAATCATCAAGTTTATGCAAGAAAAATTCTCTGCGCTCACTGACCCTGAATGGGAAGTTATCAAGGAAATAATTGATAACCAAAGAAAGATTAAACATGAAAAACGGGTGATAATCAATGCACTGCTTTGGCTGCTAACTACGGGCAGCCAATGGCGCAATATGGAAAGTAAGTACCCACCCTGGCAAACCATTTACTATCATTTCAGGCAGTGGAAAAAGCGGGGCATTATTGAAGAGTTGTTAGCTTTTTTAGCAGGCAGAGAAAGAAAAAAAGCAGGCAGACAAGCCCTGCCAAGCGTGTTGGCCATTGATAGCCAAAGTGTTAAGATTATACAATTTACCAGTCAGGATAAAGGCATAGATGGCAATAAAAAAGTGAATGGCAGAAAAAGACATCTGGCTGTGGACTGTTTAGGTATCCCCTGGGCGGTGCATATTACAGCTGCTAATATATCAGACACCACAGCAGGATATGAGTTAGCAGCTAAGTTGAAGGGCAAGTCCGCCCGCCTGCATACCCTGAAAGCAGATAATGGCTACACAGAGACTTTTGTGGAAGAAGTGAAAAAACAATATGGATGGAGTGTAGAAATTGTACAAAAGCCTGAAAGCGTGAAAGGCTTTGTCCCGGCAGGGGGCCGTTGGGTAGTGGAACGTAGCTACGGATGGCTCAATTTTAAGCGTAGGTTGAGCCGTGATTTTGAAAAAAGCACAGAAAGTTCGGAAGCCATGCTACAATTAGCCTTTATTGATACTCTGCTCAAAAGAAAAACCGAATAATATTTCAAAACATTCTCTAAAGTCCCCTACAAAATACAGGAAGCCTAACAATAGCTTTCCGAAGTAAATTGCAGTGGATGCACAGTTGATATACTATTATTAAGAAGCCCCTTCTTTGGATGTAAACACTCGTTTGGTGCCTTCATACATGTCATAACATACAAAACGACATTCTAACGGACCATTAAAAACAATGATCTTGCGCGATGCACGTAAGCCTACATGCTTAAAAGCTTCCAAATTGGAACTTATTACACAGCCTCTATAGCCCTGGTATTTCTTCTTAAACGTATCGCCAATACTTTGGTAGAGGCTATTAATGTCTTCTTCCAAGTGCATACGTTCCCCATAGGGGGGTTCATAATCAGTACGCCGGGACCAGTGGGTGGTTCAAACGCCTGGAATGAAGTATTGTGAATCCTGATTATATCTTCCAGTTTAGCTAGTTTGATGTTTTCCCTGGCTTTTCTTGCTACGTTACTTGAAATTTCAATCCCTATCAATTCAATACTTTTGTTAGTAATTCTTTTGACAGATGCCTTGTAAATACGATCCCACAAATCTGGCTCATACTCTTTCCATCGTTGGAACCCAAATTCTTCCCGGTAATAGCCTGCAGGAATATTGCGGCCTATCAAGGCTGCCTCGATGAGAATGGTGGCCGACCCACACATGGGATCTATCAAGGTGGATATTTTGTCCCATCCGCTAAGTAAAACCAATCCGGAAGCCAGCACTTCATTGATGGGGGCCAGATTAGTTTGCTTCCGGTAGCCTCTTTTATGTAAGGATTCTCCAGAGGAATCTAAGGAAACACTACACTGATCATTTTTGATATGCAGATTGATCCGCAAGGTGGGTCTTTGTAGATCCACTGAAGGACGTGCCCCAAAAGCCTCCCGGAACTGATCCACAATGGCATCTTTTGCTTTCTGGGCAAGAAACTGCGAATGCTTGAAAAGGTCCGAACTCAGTACACAATCAATAGCCAATGTATCACTTACATCTATATATTGAGCCCAGTTAATGGTTCGGATTTGATTATATAAGTGCTGCTCATTTTTTATCAGAAAATGCTTAATTGGCTTCAATACTCGCAAAGCCGTCCGCAGGTTTAGATTAGCTTTGTACATGAAGCCTGTATCGCCCACAAAGCTTACGGCCCGGTTGTGCTTTTCAATGTTTTTTGCCCCTAAACTCAACAACTCCTCAGCTAAGATAGCCTCCAAACCGGAAATGGTCTTAGCTACCATGGTAAACTCCTGTATGTTTTCTTGTGCCATATAACCTTCAATAGAGCCTTTACCTAAATTACTTTAAAGGCTTGAAGATAGGTTATCTATTTAACTTATAGATTATTTATCAACACTTTTTATCACTGTTCATAGTAAGAGTCTTAGCCTCTTTCAGGTAAGGAAGATTAGCTGGATTGCTTGCATAAACAAGGTGACCTAACTTATATACCTACAGATGAAGGATGGCTGTATTTAATAATAGTAATAGACCTGGCAGATCATAAAGTAATTGGATG from Rhodocytophaga rosea carries:
- a CDS encoding IS5 family transposase, whose protein sequence is MYERHENLTDSQWQVIKNIVDDGRKRKVCLKRVVDACLWLTRTGSQWRNLSQTHYPVWQTVAYYFYKWQHNGVWQQVRKMLVKKERQRQGRQEQPSRVAIDSQSVKQCGCFSGQVGVDGNKKIDGRKRHLAVDSLGLPWAIYVGAANETDAIAGFELLPQLKSCTRLSLICSDAAYKGEFVS
- a CDS encoding PA14 domain-containing protein, with protein sequence MKHILLNCPNDENTSFKSTFTFSIKLILFSLFFLALTHLDGYSQTPTKQWDKTIGGDANDTIKVTIAIREGGYLLAGTSFSNTGQDKTQPSRGGADYWMVKTDMQGNKLWDKRFGSPDNDFLTAAIQTTDGGYLLGGYTLSGAGGDKTEASRGGNDYWVVKTDAQGNKLWDKRFGGTDEDRLTALLQYSDGTYLLAGNSNSEQGGDKSQESKTGEDEFRNYYDPWLIKVSSSGVRLWDKTLGNYDEDGVATIVPTSDGGILLGGSELLIKYPGYEYDLENYILLKVDANGNEQWNKRFGADASDVLTTVLPTTDGGYLLGGSSRSEQLGDKSEASRGWYDYWVIKTDAQGNKQWDKTYGGNQTDWLRSIFKTPDGGYLLAGYSNSASGSEKTDAGKGLIDFWLVKINGTGVKQWDKTFGGTGTDLFSSLLQTADNGYLLSGYSNSATSGDKTSASKGGFDFWLLKTMGTIAEPVTCVTSGTILREFWSNVAGKTVANIPVSTTPTSSSQLTSFEGPTNAGDNYGQRIRGYLCAPASGTYTFYIAADESAELWLSTDINSLNKLKIASVPSFTGVREWSKYPSQKSVAISLVAGKKYYIEALHKEELNGDNVAVGWQQPGQTAITVIPGNVLSPVIPPYIEIATPIQNTTFAPGSTITFTVNAADIDGSIQKVEFFNGNTLIGQDVTYPYSITFPAPTVGTYTLLAKATDNTNTISASLPVTIHVSENISGKKQWDKTYGGNSYEQFGTIIPTSDGGYLMGGSSSSGMSGDKTAPNRGGVNSGGDYWIIKTDANGNKLWDKTYGGIYGDDLTSIVQTSDGGYLLGGSSGSPVSGDKTAPNIKDSDFWIVKIDKNGNKLWDKTYGGTSYDNLSSVLPTNDGGFLLGGSRWFVDNNDPLSSGDPDYWIIKINADGVEQWNKRYGGDNYGYFRNELSAMIPTADGGYLLGGYSDSKKGGQKTEDRRGYDDYWVVKIDANGNKLWDKTVGGSSTDRLYDLVQASDGGYLLAGSSYSGANGDKTEPNRNTSGNGEIELSDYWLVKLNKNGIKEWDRTYGGNAYDDLKAVVTDSEDNFLLGGSSSSGISGEHTEMSRGNSDFWLVKIDKTGKIVWDKSYGNTGYEYGSFLLPAIGGGYILGGNSDSNAGNEKSEDSRGVSDYWIVKTFAETSPITCSASGSILQEKWLNITGSSVSAIPVTTSPSSSSQLTSFETTPNQGDNYGERIRGYLCVPATGSYTFYIAGDDKCELWLSTDDDPAKKAKIASVPYFTGVKVWNKYAEQKSVAITLVAGKKYYIEALHKEATGGDNLSVGWQTSSIAAITVIPGSVLSPYVPQLTGKITREFWANLTGYQISNIPLTTPATTTDQITIFERATNQGDNYGERFRGYLHPQVSGNYRFFVAGDDKAELWLSTDEDPSKKTKIASVTAYTALRQWDKYASQQSVVIALVAGRKYYIEALHKENTGNDHISVGWQLPNQSTIAVIAGTYLSPFLTSPTSSIARVGVEESFESKVSLYPNPFEDKLILSTQQAGKHYITIIDNLGRIVYQSSTHVTGVETTFDLNHLKAGVYVVKVSTEEGKIQVSRVVKK
- a CDS encoding transposase encodes the protein MSQKPPSKQGFVPQKGRWQVERSFAWLNHYRMLAKDYERTPASAACFIELAFINIILSKIA
- a CDS encoding hybrid sensor histidine kinase/response regulator transcription factor, which produces MSDHPYYRVKILIIWCLLFFIHFHPVLSQSSSIQFDRITTEHGLSHSYIKCIIQDRQGYMWFGTKDGLNRYDGYTFIVYKHLSDDTTSISNSEIRALYEDKSGDIWVGTSEGLNKFDKATGKFIRYLHDPSNKKSISDDYIQGLYQDTSGVIWIGTYQGLNKYDKATNSFILYQHKPSGDDWAENFIHTIHGDKKGNIWVGTNKGLSKFNPQTGSFIRFGEKINKSNDQNFVNTVLGISEDHHGDLWLATLGKGLQQFNITNQTFIQYTYSDSNPSSISNNYILSVDIDTFGNIWAGTQNHGLNKLDTNTGKFTHYKHDTEKMGSIAENSVTSIFVDRFHVLWVGTYAGGLSKYDLFTKQFLLVKHNPRDSTSLIDNLIYSMYEDQNHVLWVGTPKGLDKLDRRENTITHFRYNLSASNRTSSTTIHSIYTDKKGDVWLGLGGAGLRKVDAQTKQIKTYFYDPRVAHTLPHNFVSVIYEDQHNRLWIGTQRGLAQFDNITSKFIRYRFSFSKDTPSKINHIAEDKKGLLWMATDSEGLVRLDITAGVFTQFIPADASLAQASFNVIYNHIDKEGNIWISLATGGLYKFNPTTSCFTKNQLPSYPSTVFNGITEDEKGNLWLTSTSNGVFKFNTKTKVLRNYDGKDGLQGKEFYKALCKGKKGEIFIGGNKGMNIFHPDSIRDNPFYPLAVINTFKVFDQPKDLSNNTLTLPYHDNYLSFDFAALHYAQPEKNSCKYMLENIDKKWVQAGNRHYASYPNLEPGKYIFKVKAANADGVWSKNTATITIIITPPIWKTTWAYILYVIVGITVLYLGKRYVIYQERLKTDLKLKRVESERLLEMDQIKSNFFTNISHEFRTPLTLIISPLEQMLSEENPRKEFHSMYRNAKRLLQLINQLLYITKLESKGITLTYAPGELIHFIKNYVSSFRSLAESRQIILNFFHEPDEIFTSFDQDILEKIIYNLLSNAIKFTREQGIITVDVILHANSSVHEKKYIEIKVEDTGIGIPADKIHLIFNRFYQIDSSHTRSFEGTGIGLSITKELVELHGGRINVKSTEGEGTCFIIQLPFVEVDKQHNITKKESTTEKEKTDDGLLIPTSVTEDSNIQTQTDIPKPIMLIVEDNADLRAYVRNMFTESYHIYEASEGIEGLRIATTILPDIMISDVMMPNMDGIKLCKQLKADERTSHIPIILLTAKAVVEDKLEGLGTGADDYIVKPFHAQELLLRVNNLIGQRNKVREHFSRMFNQQSSPKKIVNSIPFVTKEKVTQESPPPSLSPAEEKFLEKVIHIIEQHLADPAFSGEILEKEIDMSHLQLYRKMKAITNQAPGEFIRKYRLKKAALLLSQKQFTVSQVAYQVGFTHMSHFTKSFRQTYHITPSEYADQHNKLDE